In Scyliorhinus canicula chromosome 18, sScyCan1.1, whole genome shotgun sequence, a single window of DNA contains:
- the LOC119953510 gene encoding mitochondrial import inner membrane translocase subunit Tim8 A-like, whose protein sequence is MESQAQALSADPHLQQFIEVESQKQKFQQLVPGLTELCWDKCMDKSGPRLDSRTETCFVNCVERFIDTSQFILNRLEQTQKSRMSPEGLND, encoded by the coding sequence ATGGAGTCCCAGGCTCAGGCTCTGTCCGCAGATCCTCATTTGCAACAATTCATTGAGGTGGAGAGTCAGAAGCAGAAATTCCAACAGCTGGTTCCAGGCCTGACTGAGCTTTGCTGGGATAAGTGTATGGATAAATCAGGCCCTCGGCTTGACAGCAGAACAGAAACCTGCTTTGTGAACTGTGTGGAACGTTTCATCGACACCAGCCAGTTCATCCTCAATCGACTGGAACAGACGCAGAAAAGCAGGATGTCACCAGAGGGCCTGAACGATTGA